One genomic segment of Panicum virgatum strain AP13 chromosome 2N, P.virgatum_v5, whole genome shotgun sequence includes these proteins:
- the LOC120658982 gene encoding uncharacterized protein LOC120658982, producing the protein MWPTSNHGFFMHPPLLRATAGGRRKNRMKGTFEGGSSQKDRRHQCPICYQKGHHWETCKNGKPEDIAAMIAERGVPKKRLRAAAAAAARANTETSIVVATPSVMQFPINEAVQRAAAKKRERQASSSSGAKKTKRSRSTSSSTRESGSGSNEPVPLQSVILGPVIEDAFATVQLEAQETTPKRRNAIMKKLTPKRLPLASGSPSSPASNTRSKKKLELQ; encoded by the exons ATGTGGCCCACATCCAACCATGGATTCTTCATGCACCCTCCACTACTTAGGGCAACagcaggaggaagaaggaagaataGGATGAAAGGGACTTTTGAAGGTGGTAGCAGCCAGAAGGATAGAAGGCATCAGTGCCCAATATGCTATCAGAAAGGGCATCATTGGGAAACCTGTAAGAATGGGAAGCCTGAAGACATAGCTGCAATGATAGCTGAAAG GGGTGTGCCAAAGAAAAGGCTTcgagcagccgcagcagcagcagcaagagcaaaCACAGAGACTAGCATTGTGGTAGCTACTCCATCAGTCATGCAATTCCCAATAAATGAAGCTGTACAAAGGGCAGCAGCAAAGAAAAGGGAGAGACaggcatcatcttcttctgGAGCAAAGAAAACCAAGAGATCTAGAAGtacaagttcatcaactagaGAGTCTGGAAGTGGATCCAATGAGCCTGTTCCATTGCAGTCTGTGATCCTAGGTCCTGTCATTGAGGACGCTTTTGCCACAGTCCAGTTAGAGGCGCAGGAAACTACACCGAAGAGGAGGAACgccatcatgaagaagctgacCCCAAAGAGGCTCCCTCTTGCATCAGGCAGCCCAAGTAGCCCAGCTTCCAATACCAGGAGCAAGAAGAAGCTAGAACTGCAGTGA
- the LOC120662875 gene encoding uncharacterized protein LOC120662875: protein MAPASNSVSGLVPGGMDDADSSFTLEMRIVAPNCRGQWYELSKVVDADRINFKDFVDEVVETNPHGYGELVKVYYWALDTKVNIELCTDQDLLHMFEKHSVSKCCFVTFAYYKPSNGPPQIPLWDIGTTSKSVETPFTPSIGDPSLGEPSHSTHTQSDEPEILPNPHPMNEHVGVDDEVLYLDFGPSYQPQPPPNPKAYESSEDEICSDSDVSDESDDEMVSDRVPDGLPDLNYDKKNPPMAVGTLYSDMDAFKIALATHCAIGEHQYVIDKSDPGRYRVHCKFREELDCPWRIHASALKDGVTIKIKRNPHEHDCQAASRVGVCVGITQLWVCDKVLDWLKEDPNLRIKELTRRLKAEYKVTVPYRRMYKGKNLAMDKLFGHWDKSFDNLFRLKAQIEESSPGSSFVIDHHTINNKIRFRRLFFALKPCVDGFLRACRPYLAVDSTFLNGRFRGQLCIACAVDGHNWMYPVAVGVIDSEDCDNWLWFMSRLRDVIGFPDGLCFHTDCGQAVMSGVSEVFPGVEHRECMYHLVQNFKKRYSGKVFDDHLWASSYSWSNYMFEKHYQAMADAKPEAMVYLHENHKKLWSRSQYRLGSKVDYVTNNLAESFNNWIKPEKAKNLDDLLDTIRQKILIKWNHRKRVAMKFTGKILPHIEKQLREKSFNLDIQVITSSPEGVAEVCAKGVNLAYRFVVDLELRSCTCRTGRFCV, encoded by the exons ATGGCTCCGGCAAGCAACAGCGTCAGCGGGCTCGTTCCTGGCGG GATGGACGACGCAGACAGTAGCTTCACGTTAGAAATGCGGATTGTTGCTCCAAACTGTCGTGGTCAGTGGTATGAACTGAGCAAAGTTGTGGATGCTGACCGCATTAATTTCAAAGACTTCGTTGATGAAGTTGTGGAGACCAATCCTCATGGTTACGGCGAGTTAGTGAAAGTTTACTATTGGGCCTTGGATACAAAGGTCAACATCGAGTTGTGCACTGACCAAGACTTGCTTCACATGTTTGAAAAACACAGTGTTTCCAAATGTTGCTTCGTTACCTTTGCATATTACAAGCCAAGTAATGGTCCCCCTCAGATTCCACTTTGGGACATTGGTACTACTTCCAAGTCTGTTGAAACCCCATTCACCCCTTCAATTGGTGATCCAAGCTTAGGAGAGCCAAGCCACAGCACACATACTCAGTCTGATGAACCTGAAATCCTGCCTAACCCACACCCAATGAATGAGCATGTTGGTGTTGATGATGAGGTGTTATACCTTGACTTTGGTCCCAGCTACCAACCACAACCACCCCCAAATCCTAAAGCTTATGAGAGTTCTGAGGATGAAATCTGTTCTGATTCAGATGTGAGTGATGAGTCTGATGATGAGATGGTTTCAGATAGGGTCCCTGATGGTTTGCCTGATCTTAATTATGATAAGAAAAATCCACCTATGGCTGTAGGAACTTTGTATTCAGATATGGATGCCTTTAAGATTGCTTTAGCTACTCATTGTGCTATTGGAGAGCACCAGTATGTAATTGACAAGAGTGATCCAGGGAGGTATAGGGTGCACTGCAAGTTCAGAGAGGAGCTGGACTGTCCATGGAGAATTCATGCCTCAGCTCTGAAGGATGGTGTGACAATTAAG ATCAAAAGGAACCCACATGAACATGATTGTCAGGCTGCTAGTAGGGTTGGAGTGTGTGTTGGGATCACTCAGTTATGGGTTTGTGATAAAGTGCTGGACTGGTTGAAGGAAGATCCCAACCTTAGAATTAAAGAGCTGACAAGGAGGTTGAAGGCTGAGTACAAAGTAACTGTGCCATACAGGAGAATGTACAAAGGTAAAAATCTAGCCATGGACAAGCTTTTTGGGCATTGGGATAAAAGTTTTGACAATTTGTTTAGGCTTAAGGCCCAGATAGAGGAATCTAGTCCTGGTTCATCTTTTGTCATTGATCACCACACCATAAACAATAAGATCAGGTTCAGAAGACTATTCTTTGCACTCAAACCATGTGTAGATGGATTCCTTAGAGCATGCAGACCATATCTTGCAGTAGATAGTACTTTTTTGAATGGAAGGTTCAGAGGGCAGTTGTGTATAGCCTGTGCAGTTGATGGACATAATTGGATGTATCCAGTTGCAGTGGGGGTAATTGATTCAGAGGACTGTGATAATTGGCTGTGGTTTATGAGTAGGTTGAGAGATGTAATTGGATTCCCAGATGGACTTTGTTTCCATACAGACTGCGGTCAGGCAGTCATGAGTGGGGTTTCTGAAGTTTTTCCTGGTGTTGAACATAGGGAGTGCATGTACCACTTAGtacaaaatttcaagaaaaggTACTCTGGCAAGGTGTTTGATGATCACTTATGGGCTTCTTCATATTCATGGAGCAACTACATGTTTGAGAAGCATTACCAGGCAATGGCTGATGCCAAGCCTGAGGCAATGGTGTATCTGCATGAGAACCACAAGAAGCTGTGGTCTAGGAGCCAATACAGGTTGGGCTCCAAAGTGGACTATGTGACCAACAATCTGGCCGAGTCATTCAACAATTGGATCAAGCCTGAGAAGGCAAAGAACCTAGATGACTTGCTGGACACAATAAGGCAGAAGATATTGATCAAATGGAACCATAGGAAGAGGGTGGCCATGAAGTTTACTGGAAAGATTCTGCCTCACATTGagaagcagctgagggaaaaaAGTTTCAATTTGGATATTCAAGTGATAACATCTTCTCCTGAAGGTGTGGCAGAGGTATGTGCAAAGGGAGTCAATCTAGCCTATAGATTTGTGGTCGATTTGGAACTGAGAAGCTGCACCTGTAGG ACTGGAAGATTTTGTGTCTGA